The genomic stretch GAAAGCAAAAGACTGCAATATGAGTAGGGATCTCAACAGCTCAATCACAAAGGTATATCACCAAGAGAAGTCATTATCTCCTCCAACCAACCAATATGAGACCAGTAGATGCACATCCTGTAAGCATTGATTCATTATCCCGGTCCGCGAAGAGTTTGGAAGAGTTCCGGAAGATGCGCATTGGTAAGCTTGGTCCTCTTGCTGATCTcgtgcttcttcttcttcgtcttgGGCTTGGGAGGCATGCCATGAATCTCTGCAGCAGCCCTCCTCTTAGCGGTGTTCGTAGCAGGTTTCATCCCGTTCTTCTGAAGATCCCTCTCGATATCAAGCATGTCACGAGGGAGTTCGATCCCCCGGAACAATTGCTTCAAATCATCATCCACCGTGATGGAAGCTCTAGGATCATTCGGGTATGCTATGTCCTCTAGTGAATCGAAGTTGGACAGCAACCAAATTTCGCCAGAACCTTTCAGAACCTAGAAAATGCTAATGATCAGTAGGCCTTTGTTGAGTTTTCAACAAAGAGAGGAATATGCAGTTTAGAAGAGGAACACAGTGTGATGCATGAAAAATGCAACCCAAAGCAGCTTTAATCCCTAGCATGATTTGAAGTTCCTGTAATGAAGGTTACCTGTAGATCATCGATTACAGCTGTGTATGAATCCTTGAGATCTACAACAGCAATGCCCTCTGGACGCGTCCGAATCAATTGAAGAAGATCAGTCTTAGTTTGCAACTGATGTTTGGACTGCAAATGAATTTTTTGAGAAAAGGGTAAAGGTCAGTTGCGGAGAAAAAGGTGTGATTTGACCAAAGGCAAACAATTATATGTGACCTCACCTTATACACGAACCGCTCTCCATCATAATGCACTTTTGGATTGTTCCTTAAACTGTCAAACACGGCTTTATTCCCATTTACATCCACATAGCactctttatttatttgatcaGGAGTCAAGGCATCCCTCCTCTGAACATGAATAGTTTAAGTTAGACGTGCTAAACTACTTTTGACCAGCACCACTTTTTAACAGTAAATAAAATGCAATTACACTCTAAAACAGGCATAATTTTAGCAGGATAAGGTGGAAAGGCCAAAATATACAAGTTTATGGCATGACAATGGAAGGTAGTAAAGGAACAGATAAACTGATTGGAAATAACTTCAAAGTAGTTTGTTAAGAAAAACAACAAAGGTGTTAGTGTTCAGATGGATTCAGCTGAAGGAAGTTCTACAACTAGTCAAACGAGCAAAAGTTACGAATCTATTCTCAGTATTATCATCAGAGTCATGCCAGAAAATAGGAAGAATGCGATTTTAAGAATTGTGGACAAAACAGTTCAACCAAGATTCATATATGATAGAGTCTGCAAAACTATAAGCACAAAGCCACAAACATATCGCCACAATTCCTAGTTCCTAGAAGAGTTACTTAATGCCAAACAAATCGAAGTTATTAACTGTTTACACCAACACAAGTGAACAAACATCTTATGAAAGCACTAACCAAACAAAAAGGTATTGCAAATCATTTACATGTATGTTTTGAATCATAGGCCACATTTTTTATGGGAGAACATTTGTAGTTACAGAATGGAGCTCTGGGTATTGCTAGATAGTACATGCTATTTATAGATTGCTAACTTCTATAACAAAACAGAAATAGGACAGAGCTAGGATGAAAGAGGTAGATACTCTCCTATCGCATAAAAAATAACTTATACTCGATCACTAGCAAGCAAATATGTTGTTGTGACTAATTGATGAGACATCAACAAAGGTGAATAAATGAAGCAGAATGATTTCTTGCACGTATTAACATATGATATGGACAGCTGAAAAGAATTATGAGATATCATTGTTATTTGGTTGCATCTAAACCCAAGTACAACGTACTCAGCAACGAGTGGGAACAGATACTATACCTTAAAGAGCAAGTTGATAACACGTTTTATCTGGGCCCCTACAGGAGCTTTCCTTATGCTATTTATTTCTTGAAGATGTTCTGTATTTTCCGAGAACTTGGTTGGAGCTGCAGCAGACTTTGTATTTGCCAAATTTGGCGTGCTCAAGGGCATAGACCGTCCTTTATTATTTCCTGCTCTAGCTGCTGTGTTACCAAGAGTTGCTTGAGATTTCTCTGGCTGTTTTGGATATTTCGAAGACGCCATCTAAAGAAACACAAGTATGCACATAACTGTCGAATGTCAAAATATGTATCACACAATCATAAAACATAGCCAACACTCTACTACTCGATCCACTAAAAAGTGTCATTGGATGAAGAAACCAAATCTATATCTATGTACTACACTGAAATCACAGCCGCTccttttttccccaaaaatatgtaagtttattttcatcaaataaacacaggcaatacGAACAGGCATAcatgacaaaataaaattatctagGCTTTCATCGATTGATAGATCACGAGGTGTAAAATCAATTAAACCAACAATATTGCAGAGAATAGATGGTCAATTGCAATATGGAtcgaaatttataaaaatatatgcaaaaAATTGCATATACACAAGACATGGATTGAAAAGCAAATTGGAAAGGGTGAACTTTTACTAGCGGCAGAGGGCCTCTGAAGTAGAATCAATTTGTCAGCGGCGTAGAGGATCGGCGCTGGAGAAATATTGGGAGGCACCGTAGGAGGAAGTGGGGCGCCGGTGTGAGAGCTACGGCGGCGATGTGAGTCGGAAGTTTGTATCGAGAGAAAGGCGTGGTTAGAAGAGGCGAGAGAATAATGAGATCAGATTTTCAGAAATATACGACTCTCCTTATATATTTATACTTATGGAAATATAAAACACTAATCATAAAATATGGAAATAAgtcaataaaatatataatcgctgttatatactattaaaaaaattccTTAGATtgttaacttttcttaaattgctaactctgctaactTATCAATGAAGTGTATTAAGAATATCAATacattgaaattttaatgtcatcgtgttattatttttaatacattgcgtTGATAAATTAATAGATTAGCAACTTAAAAAGATAGCAATATAACCCCCATATTCGATAAATATATCATGTGTCTATTTCGTTTTACTTCTGATGATTTCCAAACATTCGGATCATAAAcacttaatataaaaattattgtgCGATTAATGGAATTGCTTTGGGGCCGAAAATAAAATTGCTAAGTATAATACTTGGGGACAGTTCACTATAGGAGATTTTCATTTCTAACATTTGGaagaattaaaattttcaaaaattgagCCATAATTAGtcacatatataattatttttcccATTGTTTAGTATCGTAGGATTGACCCAAATATTACccaaaataaagattttgaccTAATAGAATTATGGATTGACAAATTTATCCCTCTAAGTGGGAAAATGGAAAGGTGAAAAGGTGGGGTAAATGTGTAAAACCAAGTCCATTTCTTGGTGCACTTTTCAATGCACGAACAAATCTTACCTTTTATTAGACAAGATTTCAATTCTTCCTCAATGGGCATGAATAGTGCGGACCCCACCTCAATTGTAAGACATTTCCCATCAATTAATTAGTAGAAGGTGAACAAGAATTAGCCAATTTGTACATAGTGAACATGCCCTAATACTAATACCTTTCGATTACTCAAAAGATTAGAGGAGAATTTATGTTTAGAAGTAAGCAcataaagaaaagaagaattgtGAGAGAAAAAAGGGGAAGATAAGTTTAATAATCAATTGGGATcggaaaaaaaattccaaaattaattTTCTCTAACTTTATTTTCCTTATAATCAGACCCGACCAGACATGGAAATTTATTAGTCGAATaacaatacaatacaatacaatacaatagAAATGGGCTCTAAGTGTAACAATCAAAATCGCAGATGCATAAAGTTCCTGAACAAGTGGACTCGGGACTGAGATTGGCATATGCAACATTGCACAAGTGTTTGCAACATTTATCTTCGCATTGCTCTCCTTCCTTGCAACACGCGATACTAGGACATTGTCCAATTATCTTTTGACACTTGGGCCCTATTATCTTTTCACTCCTTTTTTCTCCCAATGTCTCTTCCGCACCTACAATTTACAAACAAAAATATACTTTACTCactaaatgaaaattttaaatctaCAAATATTCAATTATGAAGCCATGCTATCTATCTTTTCTATATAACCAAGAATGTCGTTATGCTATGACTAAGAATGTCAATTCAGTTCAAAACCGACGAACTAACCCGAATAGATCGAGAAGAAAAGGGatatgaagaaaaaaattatgTCCAACTCAAGATCAAGTGAAAATATTTAGAAAACGCAACAATTTTAATATAAACAGAAAGATTTCGTAAATTTTCTAGACCGAGTGGACTAGCTTGAGTAACATTCGTAGCCATATTCAATTGCGAGTTTACCTGAGGCCAAAATGAGGAGAAAAACAATACAACAGGATTGAGTTAGTGAAACCATCTTGCCTGATTCTATGTTTAAACTATGTACGCAGATTGTCTTATTCATATAAAGAGTTTGATCTAGCAAATATATACCATATCAAAAATCTGATCAACTTATTGTTGGCAATTTTTATTATATGCAGTTTGAATACAAAAATTGGTTCGTGTGAAAATTAACTGCAATTTTCCATTTAATCAATAATGACTTGAAAATTGAAAGTAAATTTGGAAAGATGAGCGCAATTTTTATTAGATACAATttgcaaaaaaatattttagcattttttattaaatacaaTTTGCAAAAAAACATTGTTTCGTGTGAAAATTAATTGCAATTTTACATTAATCAACAATGACCTGAAAATTGAAAGTAAATTTGGAAAGATGAACTTATTGTTGGCAATTTTTATTAGATacaatttgcaaaaaaaaattcattaaaaacaaTTTGCAAATAACATTGTTTCGTGTGAAGATTAATTGCAATTTACCAATATTAAATGAATTGTAGAAAGCGTGCTTAATTTATTTTGACCCATAAAAATGCCTCAAATCAGAGTATAAAAtcaaatagaatatttataaaataaaaatcatcaaaagaGTAGAAGCACTTTTCAAAAGTTTTATTATCTTCTCTTATTACCAACATATAAATTGCTAGATATTGTAAGAATTAATTATAGTCAATGAGACCATCTCCGATAAATATCCAAAATCTATTTTGCAGTGAAAAAGGATTGAAATGGAGAAAAGGGATTTCTTTTGCAGTGAAAAGAAAGCTTGAAAAAGAATTGAAATGATGAAAAGGGATTTCTATTGCCGAACGGAACGGAGGGGGTACATTTTATCAAGTTAATAAGTGTGACactattaaatttttatatgaacttaataaatttgaaattgataCTCAAATAGGATAGTTATTGTACGAAAACAAGCTACCTGAAATATATTCCTGTTGGTAAATAATAAACTCTTTGGAACGCTAGCACTCatggataaaaaaaaatggagtattaattaaagcAAGATTAATGGACCTAAAATATAATGAACACGGGAAACAAAATAATTTAGAAAAATGAGCTTCGATTTATGTAGTCTGGGTTGACCAATAACTCAACAGTAATTATGTTAGTGACACTAGTCAATATTCCTAATGGATTTTTTTAAATGGAAACGGGTAAagaatttatgtatttatttagtATGTCTTGGTGATTACTAGTGATGATTTTTTAATATACGAACCATAAAGGTGCTTCTACTATTTATTTAGCACTTGCGGTTTTCGTGATTACTATTTAGTAGTGTTGATGAATGATGACTAGTGTTTATTAGTATGGAACGCCAATTGCCACTGAAGATGATTTCATTCCTGAGAATGGATGAAAATAAAAGAGCatttaaacaaaataacaaCATTAACCTCACTAAGCACAAATCAGTTCCATTAATTACGGAGCAAACCTATATGGGATTatgttattaattatttttggtaattttgaaaattcaaataGCTTCCTACCAGTGATGGTCTTTgattatttttagtaatattGAAAAAGACAAATATAGTAATGCATTACACAATTCATCAATCCCTTTAATTAAGATTAAGatttttgataattaaattttcaaaaagAATTACCGTTGGCAATTTTTATTAGATACAATTTGCAAAAAACATTGTTTCGTGTGAAGATTAATTGCAATTTTACAATATTAAATGAATGAGAATAGTTCATACATAACTTATACTATGTGTAGAAAGCGTACTTAATTTATTTGACCAATAAAAATGCCTCAAATCAGAGTATAAAATCAAATAGGATATttataaatactaataataatcaAAAGAGTAGAAGCACCTTTCAAAAGTTTTATTATATTCTCTTATTACTAACAACTAAATTGCTTGATATTGTAAGAATTAATTATAGACAATGAGACCATCTCCGATGAATATTCAAAATCTTTTTTACAGTGAAAAAGAAGCTCCGATTGTGCGCAAAAGGAAATCCAAAATCATAGTagcaaatttttttatttattttgtgaacAGTGAAAACGTATGCTCCCTAATAGTTAGATTAAAAACTCGATTAATCAAATAATTATGGTCCTCCAAGACGCTCATATCTTTATATTCCACTGCCCAtgcaatatttttaaaatatatattaaataaaatgcttCGTTTGCACTCTCCACAATCATGAGTGCACAAAATGCTTCGGCATTTTGAAATGGAAATTGTAACTGGCAATGGAGTTGGCAGCATCTAAAGGATGGAGtaaaactacaaattaaaagaatttaaaacatgaaaatattcaaattataaTACTTCCATTACTCGTTTACCTAAGGCAGCAATGAGGAGAAAAACAATACCAAAAGGATCGAGTAAGTGAAACCATTTTGGCTGATTTTTATGATTAAACTATGTATGCAAATTATCGTATTTA from Salvia splendens isolate huo1 chromosome 4, SspV2, whole genome shotgun sequence encodes the following:
- the LOC121800113 gene encoding uncharacterized protein LOC121800113, translated to MASSKYPKQPEKSQATLGNTAARAGNNKGRSMPLSTPNLANTKSAAAPTKFSENTEHLQEINSIRKAPVGAQIKRVINLLFKRRDALTPDQINKECYVDVNGNKAVFDSLRNNPKVHYDGERFVYKSKHQLQTKTDLLQLIRTRPEGIAVVDLKDSYTAVIDDLQVLKGSGEIWLLSNFDSLEDIAYPNDPRASITVDDDLKQLFRGIELPRDMLDIERDLQKNGMKPATNTAKRRAAAEIHGMPPKPKTKKKKHEISKRTKLTNAHLPELFQTLRGPG